From a single Tetrapisispora phaffii CBS 4417 chromosome 15, complete genome genomic region:
- the TPHA0O01670 gene encoding uncharacterized protein (similar to Saccharomyces cerevisiae YNL190W; ancestral locus Anc_2.62), protein MKFSAVAIASVAAMSAMVFADDATTTDVTTTTTSKSTHKYGKFNKTSKSHAPKNTGTHKYGKFNKTSKSHAPKNTGTHKYGKFNKTSKSHAPKNTGTHKYGKFNKTSKSHAPKNTGTQKYGKFNKTPKSHAPKNTGTHKYGKFNKTKHQKSTSSPQAKAVSANGAPSNFGAAGAFGLTAGGAFIAGALMLL, encoded by the coding sequence ATGAAATTTTCTGCTGTTGCTATCGCCTCAGTGGCTGCTATGTCCGCTATGGTTTTCGCCGACGACGCTACTACTACTGACGTGACCACCACCACTACGTCAAAGAGTACTCACAAGTACGGTAAGTTCAATAAGACTTCAAAGTCTCATGCCCCAAAGAACACTGGTACTCACAAGTACGGTAAGTTCAACAAGACTTCCAAGTCCCACGCTCCAAAAAACACTGGTACTCACAAATACGGTAAATTCAACAAGACTTCAAAGTCCCACGCTCCAAAGAACACTGGTACTCACAAGTATGGTAAGTTTAACAAGACTTCAAAGTCTCACGCTCCAAAGAATACCGGTACTCAGAAATACGGTAAGTTCAACAAGACACCAAAGTCCCACGCTCCAAAGAACACCGGTACCCACAAATACGGTAAATTCAACAAGACTAAACATCAAAAGTCCACCAGTTCTCCACAAGCTAAGGCTGTCTCTGCCAATGGCGCTCCATCCAACTTCGGTGCTGCTGGTGCCTTCGGTTTAACTGCCGGTGGTGCTTTCATCGCTGGTGCTTTAATGCTATTGTAA
- the TPHA0O01680 gene encoding uncharacterized protein (similar to Saccharomyces cerevisiae CHS1 (YNL192W); ancestral locus Anc_2.58), which yields MSYNYNTYYSNENDLNYQPSNYHNYIHVNNNTRNSTPQQEYNAPQQNYNPEAYNDIPHQNNPEGYNNNRRRQYIPSNPYRTSIDFQNEIQQNNPSDQNENYPYIRHDNYDEENDLSNSVINTYLRNDDSFEFENSDDDDLDNQSLATADKLKIKSQIHNLSSYTLSSNASSVETMVSQRDVTHHSYNTLSNAPIRRDTVTRKFQLQNGNFVFDSPISPSLLIRYNDAAAKRQYALTNEFKFMRYQAITCEPNELLQENFSVRQLQYMVPRETELLITVTMYNEDHILLARTLRGVMKNIKHMIKRTNSSVWGPEAWKKIVVCVVSDGRSKINEKALSLLSSLGCYQDGFAKKTINNKNVNTHVYEHTTLMNITDINEQTGMINIECDENTVPIQLLFCLKEKNQKKINSHRWVFEGFSELLQPHIITLLDCGTMPGNESIYNLWKEFKNPQVGGACGEIKTDIGKYGKNLLNPLVASQNFEYKMSNILDKTTESNFGFISVLPGAFSAYRFEALRGEPLTKYFLGEYMEADQSAFHFFSSNMYLAEDRILCFEIVMKKNANWILKYCKNSFATTDVPTSVSEFIMQRRRWLNGSFFASIYSLSHFGRIWTSGHSLFRKFFLQIEFIYILINTVLSWFALSSFFLVFRILCLSVALSYSTVFNVLSVVFFWLYGICVASTFILSLGNKPKSSRLFYMVTIIFFAVVMLYMIAISCFLTVKSVEVFIASEQEHDYSTLSEKIEEFFVDDNFRNLVISIGSTYALYIISSLLYMQPMHMLTSFAQYVLLSPSYINVLNIYAFCNLHDISWGTKSSGDEKENNNVADLVNGVIKSGSNGEFELEVLIKPTEIQENYDKRLSNLYAVAEKDDGTTSEAPVTLSYEERKLGYNSSVRSLLIILWLISNFVVVTIVLESGGIIDYILTQGYKDSSSDVNVAHVVLPTQTKYYFNVLLWLVAFNAVIRFFGCVYYLVCLPLKKLNYEKRERALV from the coding sequence ATGTCATACAACTATAATACTTATTATTCTAATGAGAATGATCTAAACTATCAACCTTCAAATTATCATAATTACATACATGTTAACAATAATACTAGGAACAGTACTCCACAGCAAGAGTACAACGCCCCACAGCAAAACTACAATCCAGAAGCATATAATGATATACCGCATCAAAATAATCCAGAGGGATATAATAACAATCGAAGACGCCAATATATTCCATCAAACCCATATAGAACTAGCATAGACTTTCAAAATGAGATCCAACAAAATAATCCATCCGaccaaaatgaaaattatcCATACATAAGGCATGACAACTACGACGAGGAAAATGATTTAAGCAATAGCGTAATTAACACATATCTAAGAAATGATGATAGTTTTGAATTCGAAAATagtgatgatgatgatcTTGACAATCAAAGTTTGGCTACTGCAGATAAACTAAAGATAAAATCACAGATTCACAATTTGTCATCGTACACACTGTCATCTAATGCTTCATCAGTTGAAACTATGGTTTCACAAAGGGATGTAACTCATCACAGTTATAATACACTATCAAACGCTCCAATAAGAAGAGATACCGTCACAAGGAAATTTCAGTTACAAAATGGTAATTTTGTATTTGACTCACCTATTAGTCCATCATTGTTAATACGTTACAATGATGCAGCTGCTAAACGTCAATATGCTTTAAccaatgaattcaaatttatgaGATACCAAGCTATAACCTGTGAACCAAATGAACTTTTACAGGAGAATTTTTCAGTAAGACAATTACAGTACATGGTTCCTAGAGAAACAGAATTGTTAATAACTGTCACAATGTATAATGAAGATCATATTTTATTGGCGAGAACATTAAGAGGTGTtatgaaaaatatcaaacATATGATCAAGAGAACAAATTCAAGTGTTTGGGGTCCTGAGGCATGGAAAAAAATCGTTGTTTGTGTTGTCTCTGATGGGagatcaaaaattaatgaaaaagcATTATCCTTATTGAGTTCATTGGGTTGTTATCAAGATGGGTTCGCTAAGAAAAccatcaataataaaaatgttaatacACATGTTTATGAACACACGACCTTAATGAATATTACAGATATTAATGAACAAACTGGAATGATTAATATTGAATGTGATGAAAATACAGTCccaattcaattattattctgTTTGAAAGAGAAAAACCAAAAGAAGATAAACTCACATAGATGGGTATTTGAAGGGTTTTCTGAATTATTACAGCCACATATTATTACTTTATTAGATTGCGGTACCATGCCCGGCAATGAGTcgatatataatttatgGAAGGAGTTTAAGAATCCTCAAGTAGGAGGTGCATGTGGTGAAATCAAGACTGATATTGGTAAATATGGTAAGAATCTTTTAAACCCATTGGTTGCATCtcaaaattttgaatacaAGATGTCCAATATTCTCGATAAAACCACCGAATCGAATTTTGGATTTATTTCTGTCTTACCAGGTGCATTTTCCGCTTATCGTTTTGAAGCTTTACGAGGTGAGCCATTAAcgaaatattttctagGTGAATATATGGAGGCTGATCAAAGTGCATTTCATTTCTTCAGCTCTAATATGTATTTGGCAGAAGATCGTATCTTATGTTTTGAGATTgtaatgaagaagaatgCCAATtggattttgaaatattgtaaaaattCATTTGCGACAACTGATGTACCTACTTCAGTATCTGAATTTATCATGCAAAGAAGACGTTGGTTGAATGGTTCCTTTTTTGCATCGatttattcattatctCATTTTGGAAGGATCTGGACCAGTGGCCATTCTCTTTTCCGTAAATTCTTTTTACAGATAGAATTTATCTATATTCTTATCAACACCGTCCTATCGTGGTTTGCATTAAGTTCATTTTTCCTAGTCTTCAGGATCCTATGTCTATCGGTTGCATTATCCTATTCCACCGTGTTCAATGTTCTAAGTGTTGTATTCTTTTGGTTATATGGTATTTGCGTCGCATCCACTTTTATCCTGTCATTAGGTAATAAACCTAAAAGTAGTCGACTATTCTATATGGTGacaattatattctttGCGGTTGTGATGTTGTATATGATTGCTATTAGTTGTTTCCTTACCGTGAAATCTGTCGAGGTGTTTATTGCCAGTGAACAAGAACATGATTACTCCACATTATCTGAAAAgattgaagaattttttgTTGATGACAATTTCAGAAATCTCGTTATCTCAATCGGATCTACATACGCATTGTACATTATCAGTTCCTTATTGTATATGCAGCCGATGCATATGTTGACCAGTTTCGCACAATACGTTCTTTTGAGTCCCTCTTACATCAAtgtattgaatatttacGCGTTCTGCAACCTGCATGATATTTCATGGGGTACGAAGAGCAGTGGAGATGAGAAGGAGAACAACAATGTGGCGGACCTCGTCAATGGTGTTATCAAGAGCGGTAGTAACGGTGAATTCGAATTAGAAGTGTTAATAAAACCGACTGAGATTCAAGAGAATTACGATAAGCGTTTATCGAACCTTTATGCGGTTGCAGAGAAAGATGACGGGACTACATCAGAGGCGCCGGTGACTTTGTCATACGAGGAGAGAAAACTTGGATACAACAGTAGTGTGAGATCTTTGTTGATCATTCTATGGCTAATAAGTAACTTCGTGGTGGTGACGATTGTATTGGAGAGTGGTGGTATCATCGATTACATACTGACTCAAGGTTACAAGGATTCCAGTAGCGATGTGAATGTTGCTCATGTAGTGTTGCCTACACAAACGAAATACTACTTCAATGTGCTACTATGGTTAGTAGCCTTCAATGCGGTGATTCGATTCTTTGGATGTGTTTATTACCTGGTGTGTCTTCCACTTAAGAAGCTTAACTATGAGAAGCGCGAGCGCGCCCTAGTATAG